From the genome of Haloferax sp. Atlit-12N:
ACAGCGACGGCGGCGAAGCCGGCGAAAACGGCGTTGAGAAACAGCCAGACGAGCGCGGATTGGACCATGTCGGACGGACTGACGTCGGGAGAAAATGTAGCTGTTCTGTCGTGAACTCGCGGTCGACCCGACTCAGAACCGGTCGACGCGGCCCGAGGCGGCCCACGCGTCGGTCGGCGCGCCGGAGGGGACGCGACGGCTACAGCCCGTGACCGATTCGAGGCGGCCGGCGTACCGCCAGCGCTCCTCGTTCCACGTCTCCTCGCCGTCGTCGGCGGCCGCGGCGGCCGCGGCGACCGACTGGTCGTGGAGATGCGCGCCGACGGCGGCGGCGATAGCCGCGGCCTCCTCGGCGTCGGCGTCGTCCGGAATCGACAATCCAGACAGCAGGTCCCCGCTCATAGCGGGATGTTGCCGTGTTTCTTGTCGGGTTGGGACTTGCGCTTGGAGTTCAGCATCCGGAGGTCGGAGATGAGGCGCTCGCGGGTCT
Proteins encoded in this window:
- a CDS encoding acc operon protein — its product is MSGDLLSGLSIPDDADAEEAAAIAAAVGAHLHDQSVAAAAAAADDGEETWNEERWRYAGRLESVTGCSRRVPSGAPTDAWAASGRVDRF